One Aerococcus urinaeequi DNA segment encodes these proteins:
- a CDS encoding LacI family DNA-binding transcriptional regulator, with product MATLKDIAKLAKVSQATVSRVLNRDETLSVGEDTKHRILAIADDLGYTKHQKTTNIPKQRQKIAVVQWYSEQEELNDLYYYAIRIGIEKRAEDLTYDIVRYFNNQIIQIADDIAGIIAIGKFSNQQIKRLESYNRKLVFVDSDTLNAGHPCVTTDFDNAVIQVLDYFMQHGLTSIGMIAGEEKTTDGKEQLIDQRFRTFRNYASELGVYHAKYTYIGDFSAQAGYDLMKQAITEHGEALPQAFFVANDTLAIGALRALQEARIAVPERVSLISFNDTPLTKQIFPALSSVTVFTEEMGRIAVDTLNRQLINPEVVPTMTRLATRLTIRDSSG from the coding sequence ATGGCTACTCTTAAAGATATTGCAAAGTTAGCAAAAGTTTCGCAAGCGACCGTTTCACGAGTGTTGAACCGTGATGAAACCCTTTCTGTTGGTGAAGACACGAAACATCGTATTCTAGCCATTGCAGACGACTTAGGCTATACCAAACATCAAAAGACGACGAATATACCAAAACAGCGACAAAAAATTGCTGTTGTCCAATGGTATAGTGAGCAAGAAGAATTAAATGATTTATATTATTACGCTATTCGGATTGGGATAGAAAAACGTGCCGAAGATTTAACCTATGACATTGTCCGTTATTTCAATAATCAAATTATTCAAATTGCTGATGATATTGCTGGAATTATTGCCATCGGTAAATTTTCTAATCAACAAATTAAACGGTTAGAGTCCTATAATCGCAAATTGGTTTTTGTGGATTCAGATACCTTAAATGCTGGTCATCCCTGTGTGACAACTGATTTTGATAATGCCGTGATTCAAGTATTAGATTATTTTATGCAGCATGGGTTAACATCGATAGGTATGATTGCCGGTGAAGAGAAAACGACAGATGGTAAGGAACAGTTAATTGATCAACGGTTCAGAACTTTCCGAAACTATGCATCTGAACTTGGTGTTTACCATGCAAAATATACGTATATTGGTGATTTTTCAGCACAAGCTGGGTATGATTTGATGAAACAGGCCATCACTGAACATGGAGAAGCCCTTCCACAAGCTTTCTTTGTGGCCAATGATACATTAGCTATTGGTGCTTTACGTGCCCTTCAGGAGGCGCGTATTGCTGTCCCTGAACGGGTGAGTCTTATTTCATTTAATGATACCCCGTTGACGAAACAGATTTTCCCCGCCCTATCTAGTGTGACCGTTTTCACTGAGGAAATGGGTCGAATTGCTGTGGATACCCTGAATCGTCAATTGATAAACCCGGAAGTAGTACCTACTATGACTAGACTTGCCACTCGGTTAACAATACGTGATTCTAGTGGATAA
- a CDS encoding galactokinase: MDTTTLNQAFTDIFNEQADATFFSPGRINLIGEHTDYNGGHVFPAAISLGTYGVARKRDDQICRFYSANFKDDGIIEINLNQLILTKEDGWTNYPTGVIKFLIEAGHPIDTGFDLYVYGNIPNGSGLSSSASLELLTGIVAEELYDLTLERLDLVKIGKKTENDFIGVNSGIMDQFAVGMGADKRAIYLDTNSLDYELVPLDLADNVIVIMNTNKRRELADSKYNERRTECETALAELNQKLTIDSLGAIDANTFDQYAYLVQDSNRLKRARHAVWENQRTSLARQALQTGDLLAFGRLMNASHVSLEHDYEVTGIELDTLVHTAWAQEGVLGARMTGAGFGGCGIAIVAKDKVDAFKEQVGCVYTETIGYPPQFYIAEISSGARVLTRR, translated from the coding sequence ATGGACACGACAACATTAAATCAAGCTTTTACAGACATTTTCAACGAACAAGCTGATGCAACTTTTTTCTCACCAGGACGTATTAACCTAATTGGTGAACATACAGATTACAACGGGGGCCACGTATTCCCAGCAGCTATTTCACTGGGCACTTATGGTGTTGCCCGTAAACGAGATGACCAAATCTGTCGCTTTTATTCAGCAAATTTCAAAGATGATGGCATTATTGAAATTAACCTAAATCAACTGATTCTAACAAAGGAAGACGGTTGGACGAACTATCCTACAGGGGTCATTAAATTTTTAATAGAAGCGGGTCATCCAATTGATACCGGTTTTGACCTATACGTATATGGGAATATTCCAAATGGTTCCGGTCTTTCATCATCAGCTTCACTTGAATTACTCACAGGGATAGTTGCGGAAGAATTGTATGATTTAACACTAGAAAGACTAGATTTAGTAAAAATTGGTAAAAAAACCGAAAATGATTTTATCGGTGTCAATTCGGGTATTATGGATCAATTTGCCGTCGGGATGGGGGCAGATAAACGTGCGATTTATCTGGATACAAATTCTCTCGACTATGAACTCGTTCCGCTAGATTTAGCTGATAACGTAATTGTAATCATGAATACCAATAAACGCCGTGAATTAGCCGATTCTAAATACAATGAACGCCGGACTGAATGTGAAACAGCACTCGCCGAACTTAACCAAAAGTTGACCATTGATTCACTGGGTGCGATTGATGCCAACACCTTTGATCAATATGCTTATTTAGTTCAAGATAGTAATCGTTTGAAACGTGCACGACATGCTGTTTGGGAAAACCAACGAACGTCACTTGCACGACAAGCATTGCAAACTGGGGATCTATTAGCATTTGGTCGCTTAATGAATGCCTCCCATGTATCATTAGAACACGATTATGAAGTTACCGGAATCGAGCTAGATACCCTGGTCCATACAGCATGGGCACAGGAGGGTGTATTAGGCGCGCGTATGACGGGCGCAGGATTTGGAGGATGTGGCATTGCCATCGTCGCAAAAGACAAGGTGGATGCTTTTAAAGAGCAAGTAGGATGTGTATATACTGAAACAATCGGCTATCCACCACAATTTTATATCGCAGAAATCTCAAGTGGCGCGCGTGTACTAACAAGGAGATGA
- the galT gene encoding UDP-glucose--hexose-1-phosphate uridylyltransferase, which yields MAKLIDAFVTQVIENSDYTIDDHFYLRNRILALTGEAGANQETTRTTLISLRDALVDVAVDNGKVGDLTEERDTLGAALMDFITPAPSVLNQHFWDTYQISPEQAIQEFYALSQRNDYIKVGAIAKNIAYTSQTAYGPMEITINLSKPEKDPKAIAAAKKAQSSSYPLCQLCMENEGYQGRINHPARANHRIIRLQLGDEKWGFQYSPYAYFNEHSIVLNTQHVPMVISKQTFEQLLDIVAIFPGYFAGSNADLPIVGGSILTHNHYQTGRHDFPMAKAPFESQFTFEGYPNIQAGIVKWPMSVIRLQGKERGDLVTLADKIRLAWQTYEDPNLDVIAYTGDEAHHTITPIARKNGDKFELDLVLRDNHTSSQYPDGVYHPHQDVQHIKQENIGLIEVMGLAILPSRLKDEISAVADYLLDKENNIAAYHLTWAQELKQNYHHTFTPDTVHTILKDEIANVFVRVLEDAGVYKDTPAGKDGFNRFIQSVGIVS from the coding sequence ATGGCAAAACTAATTGATGCCTTTGTTACACAGGTTATTGAAAATAGTGATTATACAATAGACGACCATTTTTATTTACGCAATCGAATCTTAGCATTAACTGGTGAAGCAGGTGCCAATCAAGAAACAACTAGAACCACCCTTATTTCCTTACGTGATGCCTTAGTAGATGTTGCTGTTGACAACGGAAAAGTAGGGGATTTAACAGAAGAGCGAGATACTTTAGGCGCTGCATTAATGGATTTTATCACGCCAGCCCCTAGTGTTTTAAATCAACACTTTTGGGATACCTATCAAATTTCTCCAGAACAGGCCATCCAGGAATTTTATGCGCTGAGTCAACGTAATGACTATATTAAAGTAGGGGCCATTGCTAAGAACATTGCGTATACAAGTCAAACAGCCTATGGACCAATGGAAATTACCATTAACCTTTCAAAACCTGAAAAAGATCCCAAGGCAATCGCCGCCGCCAAAAAAGCGCAATCTTCTAGTTATCCTCTTTGCCAGCTATGCATGGAAAATGAAGGGTACCAAGGACGAATCAACCATCCGGCGCGCGCTAACCACAGAATTATTCGTCTTCAATTAGGCGATGAGAAGTGGGGGTTCCAATATTCACCATATGCCTATTTCAATGAGCATAGTATTGTATTAAACACACAGCATGTCCCCATGGTTATTTCAAAACAAACATTTGAACAATTATTAGACATTGTAGCTATTTTTCCTGGATATTTTGCTGGATCTAATGCCGATTTGCCGATTGTAGGAGGTTCAATTCTAACGCATAATCATTATCAAACGGGACGTCATGATTTCCCTATGGCTAAGGCACCCTTTGAAAGTCAATTCACGTTTGAAGGTTACCCAAACATCCAAGCTGGGATTGTCAAATGGCCCATGTCTGTGATACGTCTACAAGGAAAAGAACGCGGAGATTTGGTGACCCTGGCCGATAAAATCCGACTGGCTTGGCAAACATATGAAGATCCAAATCTAGATGTAATTGCATATACAGGGGACGAAGCTCATCATACAATTACACCTATCGCCCGCAAAAATGGGGACAAATTCGAACTAGATTTGGTTTTACGTGATAATCATACTTCATCACAATATCCAGATGGCGTTTATCATCCGCATCAAGATGTGCAACATATTAAACAGGAAAATATCGGTTTAATTGAAGTAATGGGCTTAGCTATATTACCATCACGCTTAAAAGATGAAATCTCGGCAGTTGCTGACTATCTATTAGATAAAGAAAATAATATTGCAGCTTATCATTTAACATGGGCACAAGAATTAAAGCAAAATTATCACCATACTTTTACTCCAGATACAGTGCATACTATTTTAAAAGATGAAATTGCAAATGTTTTTGTACGCGTCTTAGAAGATGCTGGTGTGTATAAAGATACACCAGCAGGAAAAGATGGCTTTAATCGATTTATTCAATCGGTAGGTATCGTTTCTTAA
- a CDS encoding alpha/beta hydrolase has protein sequence MQKEVIKLYNDRDDVTLTSYVIDPIRTSNVNIERPAVIICPGGSYMYCSDREAEPVALAFNAMGFHAFVLRYSVYGQGKTTAEIIAEGQFPVKPDVIFPHALQETAKAFEILHQYATEWRIDTDKIGLAGFSAGGHNTGMYSNVWHEDVIQNATNLKGKALKPAFNISAYALTDIAYYYHQNIANSDPNIKAYATAISLACFGKPLPSEAEIERYSVPATVNEHTAPTFIWATREDDVVNVRDSLSLALALEENHIPFEMHIFQEGPHGLSVANELSATMPNQVNKTAAQWIPLAETWLKELILK, from the coding sequence ATGCAAAAAGAAGTAATAAAGCTATATAATGATCGTGATGATGTGACCTTAACTAGCTACGTGATTGATCCAATCCGCACAAGTAATGTGAATATTGAACGACCGGCCGTGATTATCTGTCCCGGTGGTTCATATATGTACTGTTCAGATAGAGAAGCTGAACCAGTGGCATTGGCATTTAATGCTATGGGCTTTCACGCATTTGTCTTGCGATATTCGGTCTATGGGCAAGGGAAAACAACTGCAGAAATCATTGCAGAAGGGCAATTTCCGGTTAAACCTGATGTTATTTTCCCCCATGCGCTACAAGAAACTGCTAAGGCATTTGAAATTTTGCATCAATATGCGACTGAGTGGCGCATTGATACTGATAAGATTGGCCTAGCAGGATTTTCTGCTGGTGGTCACAATACCGGGATGTACAGTAATGTATGGCATGAAGATGTGATTCAAAATGCAACAAATTTGAAGGGCAAAGCCTTGAAACCAGCATTTAATATTTCTGCCTACGCCCTAACTGATATTGCCTATTATTATCACCAAAACATTGCCAATTCTGACCCAAATATCAAGGCCTATGCAACAGCCATATCTTTAGCTTGCTTTGGAAAACCACTACCTAGTGAAGCAGAAATTGAACGTTATTCTGTCCCAGCTACTGTGAATGAACATACTGCACCAACTTTTATTTGGGCAACACGTGAAGATGATGTTGTTAACGTACGTGATTCCTTATCACTAGCCTTAGCATTAGAAGAAAATCACATTCCGTTTGAAATGCATATCTTCCAAGAAGGACCACACGGCCTTTCAGTGGCTAACGAGCTTTCTGCAACCATGCCCAATCAAGTGAATAAAACTGCCGCGCAATGGATACCTTTGGCAGAAACTTGGTTAAAAGAATTGATTTTAAAATAA
- a CDS encoding chorismate mutase, translated as MLEKERTEIDRLDREIVKLFEERTKMVEQVAEVKLANNKDILDAGREALVIEKVQGYLENPELKEELADLYTEIMRISRGHQEHWMAQQEEK; from the coding sequence ATGTTAGAAAAAGAACGTACAGAGATTGACCGCCTTGACCGAGAAATCGTGAAATTATTTGAGGAAAGAACGAAAATGGTTGAACAGGTAGCTGAAGTTAAGCTAGCAAATAATAAAGACATTTTAGATGCTGGTCGTGAAGCGTTAGTCATTGAGAAAGTTCAAGGCTACTTAGAAAACCCTGAACTAAAAGAAGAATTAGCTGATTTATATACTGAAATCATGCGTATATCTCGCGGTCATCAGGAGCATTGGATGGCTCAACAAGAAGAAAAATAA
- a CDS encoding D-serine ammonia-lyase: protein MSTESISKTREQVNQRTLGDIRDRKPVFWENDSHVPFKNLKGQLDVSVLEIKDAEARLKRFAPFIKAVFEDTVALDGLIESPISDIDKFKNALETTYDFSFPGQMFLKRDDLLPIAGTIKARGAIYEVLHHAEALAFEEKLLSGYDDDYSKFATKTFQDFFKQYTVVVGTTGNLGISSGVMSAKIGFNVQVHMSHEAKQWKKDYLRSHGVQVIEHKTNFTEAVDQGRQSAQSDPYAYFIDDEHSIQLFLGYTTAASRLEKQLADQGIVVDEDHPLMVYLPCGVGGSPGGITYGLKQIYGDHVHCFFAQPTHVPSMLLGLISKKFADISVYDFGIDGLTVMDGLAVPRTSQIVAKLMSGIFDGGYTLTDKESNRLLTTLKDVEDIFVEPAATAGLVGPQRLFTTEAGQNYLRHKNLTDKVANMTHIAWATGGSMVPADEQVLFYENSKANQ from the coding sequence ATGTCAACAGAATCTATATCTAAAACAAGAGAACAGGTGAATCAAAGAACATTAGGTGATATTCGTGACCGTAAGCCCGTTTTTTGGGAGAATGATAGCCATGTACCTTTCAAGAACTTAAAAGGGCAACTGGATGTGTCAGTCCTAGAGATTAAAGACGCAGAGGCACGATTAAAACGATTTGCACCATTTATCAAAGCAGTCTTCGAAGATACGGTGGCTTTAGATGGTCTGATTGAATCGCCAATTTCTGACATTGACAAATTCAAGAACGCGTTAGAAACCACTTATGATTTTTCATTTCCTGGCCAAATGTTCCTAAAACGGGATGACTTATTACCGATTGCCGGTACTATTAAGGCTCGAGGGGCTATTTATGAAGTCTTGCATCATGCTGAAGCATTAGCCTTTGAAGAGAAATTATTATCAGGTTATGACGATGACTATTCGAAATTTGCGACTAAGACATTCCAAGATTTCTTTAAACAGTACACTGTAGTAGTTGGGACGACTGGTAATCTTGGTATATCTTCAGGTGTGATGTCTGCCAAAATAGGCTTCAATGTCCAAGTTCATATGTCCCACGAAGCCAAGCAATGGAAGAAAGACTACCTAAGAAGCCACGGTGTCCAAGTTATCGAACATAAGACCAACTTCACAGAAGCCGTAGACCAAGGGCGTCAATCAGCTCAATCAGATCCCTATGCTTACTTTATTGATGACGAACATTCAATTCAATTGTTCTTAGGTTATACAACTGCAGCGTCAAGACTAGAAAAACAGTTAGCTGATCAAGGAATCGTTGTCGATGAAGACCATCCACTTATGGTGTATCTACCATGTGGTGTGGGTGGTAGTCCAGGTGGTATTACTTATGGTTTGAAACAAATTTACGGTGATCATGTTCACTGCTTCTTTGCTCAACCAACTCATGTACCATCTATGTTACTAGGGTTAATCTCTAAGAAATTTGCAGATATTTCAGTCTATGACTTTGGGATTGATGGCTTAACCGTTATGGACGGTCTAGCAGTACCTAGAACCTCTCAAATCGTGGCTAAATTAATGTCAGGTATCTTTGATGGTGGTTATACATTGACTGACAAAGAGTCTAATCGCCTATTAACAACACTGAAAGATGTAGAAGATATTTTTGTAGAGCCAGCAGCCACAGCAGGATTAGTTGGTCCACAAAGACTCTTCACTACTGAAGCGGGGCAAAACTATCTGCGTCACAAGAACTTAACAGATAAAGTAGCTAACATGACCCATATTGCGTGGGCAACTGGTGGGTCAATGGTACCAGCAGACGAGCAAGTGTTATTCTACGAAAATAGTAAAGCCAATCAATAG
- a CDS encoding MFS transporter codes for MSQENKLRVSRSFGMRDKLGYLIGNIGNDLTFFLASNYFMVFYTNVMGVSPAMVGTLFGIARLVDAFTDVGMGVIADNAVTTRVGKFKPWLRRMALPVGIASALMYNSFIIDWTPTAKVIYMFVTYLLWGSIFYTSINIPYGSLASVVSGKSEDRANLSTFRSMGSTLIQFSLGFVVPLIAYSADGKVLADNFMWLGVALGLAAALCYLACYGMVEERVELPQGEKFSVGQMLSDLGELIKDRGFLGLMFSTMFMLAGLISLGQLLQYMYLDYFQNTRILTIATAGMTLSALLIAPFVSSITKKFGKKEAGSFALIGAGLIYVIAFVLRIQNPLVFAILVIVAGMVMGYYTMAMYSYVTDVIDDFYIKRGTRKDGTIYSVYSFTRKVGQAIAGLLAGALLTQIGYVSGAEQQTAEVANSIYSLGTILPGGLLLAAGLILLFMYPLNKQKVNENTRIIESETK; via the coding sequence ATGAGTCAAGAAAATAAATTGAGAGTAAGCCGTTCTTTCGGCATGCGCGACAAGCTAGGTTATTTGATTGGGAATATCGGTAACGATCTAACATTCTTCCTTGCTTCAAACTATTTCATGGTATTCTATACAAACGTTATGGGTGTTTCACCAGCAATGGTTGGTACACTATTTGGTATCGCTCGTTTAGTTGATGCTTTTACTGATGTTGGTATGGGTGTTATTGCGGATAATGCTGTTACAACTCGCGTAGGTAAATTTAAACCTTGGTTACGTAGAATGGCTTTACCGGTCGGAATTGCAAGCGCTTTAATGTATAACAGTTTCATTATAGACTGGACACCAACAGCTAAAGTTATTTATATGTTTGTTACTTATTTATTATGGGGATCAATTTTCTATACTTCAATCAACATTCCTTACGGTTCATTAGCATCTGTGGTATCTGGTAAATCAGAAGACCGTGCGAACTTATCTACTTTCCGTTCAATGGGATCTACTTTAATCCAATTTAGTTTAGGTTTCGTTGTACCATTAATTGCCTATAGTGCAGACGGTAAAGTATTAGCTGATAACTTCATGTGGTTAGGTGTTGCCTTAGGTTTAGCCGCTGCTTTATGTTACTTAGCTTGTTACGGTATGGTTGAAGAACGTGTTGAATTACCACAAGGTGAAAAATTCAGTGTCGGACAAATGTTATCTGACCTTGGTGAATTGATTAAAGACCGTGGATTCTTAGGTTTAATGTTCTCTACAATGTTTATGTTGGCTGGTTTAATCTCATTAGGTCAATTATTACAGTACATGTACTTAGACTACTTCCAAAATACACGTATCTTAACAATTGCCACTGCAGGTATGACTTTAAGTGCTTTATTAATCGCACCATTTGTAAGTTCAATTACGAAAAAATTTGGTAAAAAAGAAGCTGGATCATTCGCCCTAATCGGTGCAGGCTTAATCTATGTCATTGCTTTCGTATTAAGAATTCAAAATCCATTAGTATTTGCCATCTTAGTTATCGTTGCTGGTATGGTTATGGGTTACTACACTATGGCAATGTACTCTTACGTAACAGACGTTATTGATGACTTCTACATCAAACGTGGTACACGTAAAGATGGTACAATCTACTCAGTTTACTCATTTACACGTAAAGTAGGTCAAGCGATTGCTGGTCTCTTAGCCGGTGCTTTACTAACACAAATTGGTTATGTTTCAGGTGCTGAACAACAAACTGCTGAAGTAGCGAATAGTATCTACAGCCTTGGTACAATATTACCAGGTGGATTACTATTAGCAGCAGGTTTAATCTTGTTATTCATGTATCCGCTAAACAAACAAAAAGTAAACGAAAATACACGTATTATCGAAAGCGAAACCAAATAA
- a CDS encoding Crp/Fnr family transcriptional regulator, with protein MLAQDKINDLRQFDLFKELDCQTLEQIVPYFTKRLYKRNEVVYATNTEARYFLFVLTGKVKIFRLSELGNEQIIRMIAPMEFTGELALFEGIRKAHAVAMVKSEIYLIENQQFKQLLVDYPQLSLKMIEALSQRLHASEEQSMLLSTCTAKDRLFNFICKEAELVNGHRIFYHEETKRFLAGFLGMSSETLSRSLHQLADEGKIKEQHNHQIEVFC; from the coding sequence ATGTTAGCCCAGGATAAAATCAATGATCTAAGACAATTTGACCTATTCAAAGAGCTTGATTGTCAAACGCTTGAACAAATTGTCCCTTATTTTACTAAACGCTTGTACAAACGAAATGAAGTGGTCTACGCAACCAATACAGAAGCCCGCTATTTTCTCTTTGTATTAACTGGTAAAGTAAAGATCTTTAGATTATCAGAGTTGGGAAACGAACAAATCATCCGGATGATTGCACCGATGGAATTTACTGGTGAACTAGCCCTATTTGAAGGTATCCGCAAGGCGCATGCCGTAGCTATGGTAAAAAGTGAAATTTACCTGATTGAAAATCAACAATTTAAACAATTGCTGGTGGACTACCCGCAATTATCCCTTAAGATGATTGAGGCCCTGTCTCAGCGGCTACACGCTTCAGAAGAGCAATCCATGTTGTTATCTACTTGTACCGCAAAAGACCGGTTATTCAATTTCATTTGTAAGGAAGCCGAGTTGGTGAATGGCCACCGAATCTTCTATCACGAGGAAACGAAGCGGTTTTTAGCAGGATTTTTAGGTATGTCATCTGAAACGCTTAGCCGGTCCCTGCATCAATTAGCTGATGAAGGCAAGATTAAAGAACAGCATAACCATCAGATTGAAGTCTTTTGTTGA
- a CDS encoding electron transfer flavoprotein subunit alpha/FixB family protein has protein sequence MNQGKSSGIWVVAEISEEIIHPSTLELLGKAHEMSQNSQDSVTAILLETSQTNHAASLIGHGADQVFVVKNDLFADFDPVLSKTAIKQLADDYQPNIILFAATLKGRALAPRLQGALQTGLTADCLDLSINDKGQLLQIKPSYGDNLMCTILTPTRRPQMATVRPNVFNTLPFDNTRQGAIIDLTIALERPYTYQVLERIPGQPQTNQITEADKVVAVGRGMKMQDNLVYTEKVADLLGAKVGATRPLAENGWYTHDEQIGQSGVTIQPQLLLNFGIAGAIQYTVGMNQAKFVFSVNKDPKAAIFKESDVGYVGDAVAFAKALAKQVESK, from the coding sequence ATGAATCAAGGAAAATCATCAGGTATATGGGTGGTTGCTGAAATTTCAGAAGAAATCATCCACCCTTCAACGCTAGAATTATTAGGTAAAGCCCATGAAATGAGTCAAAATAGCCAAGATAGTGTAACAGCCATCCTCTTAGAAACAAGTCAAACTAATCACGCAGCAAGTCTTATTGGCCACGGTGCTGACCAAGTGTTTGTTGTGAAAAATGACTTATTCGCTGACTTTGATCCTGTATTATCAAAAACAGCTATCAAGCAATTAGCTGACGATTACCAACCAAATATTATTCTATTCGCAGCCACTCTTAAAGGAAGAGCTTTAGCGCCAAGACTACAAGGTGCCCTGCAAACGGGTTTAACCGCAGACTGCCTCGACCTATCTATCAATGATAAGGGTCAGTTGCTACAGATTAAACCCTCATACGGGGACAACTTGATGTGTACAATTCTAACACCAACCCGTCGTCCACAAATGGCCACAGTCCGGCCAAATGTCTTTAACACTCTCCCCTTTGACAATACCCGTCAAGGTGCTATTATAGACCTAACGATTGCCTTAGAACGGCCTTATACCTACCAAGTCTTGGAACGAATTCCAGGTCAACCACAAACGAATCAAATCACTGAGGCAGATAAGGTTGTTGCTGTTGGTCGCGGGATGAAGATGCAAGACAATTTAGTCTATACTGAAAAAGTAGCCGACCTACTTGGCGCAAAAGTTGGTGCTACCCGTCCCCTAGCAGAGAACGGCTGGTACACACATGACGAGCAAATTGGTCAAAGTGGGGTCACTATCCAACCGCAATTACTCTTGAATTTCGGGATTGCGGGCGCCATCCAATATACTGTCGGGATGAATCAGGCAAAATTTGTATTTTCTGTAAATAAGGACCCGAAAGCCGCTATCTTTAAAGAATCAGATGTCGGGTATGTCGGCGATGCGGTTGCTTTTGCCAAAGCTTTAGCTAAACAAGTAGAAAGTAAATAA
- a CDS encoding electron transfer flavoprotein subunit beta/FixA family protein encodes MKIVVFIKEIPISNHVRIDPETNNLIRSGVRGRINPFDEHAIETAVQLKEKFGGTVSVVSMGPDSFKLSLHEALAMGCDEAYLLSSRAFAGSDTLATAYTLAQAVRKIGNVDLILTGLKAIDADTGQVGPLIAEELDLPQITNASGIVDLDSVNQTIDVKRHLEVDQEVIRVSYPLVMSVGDEINKPRYQTPLLIKQSMQKEITVWNEGDLHCDLDRIGIKGSPTIVTESFVPEESVRQMTMLEGSPTEAAEALLAILSDKHII; translated from the coding sequence ATGAAAATCGTCGTATTTATAAAAGAAATCCCTATCAGTAACCACGTTAGAATTGACCCAGAAACGAATAACCTTATTCGGAGTGGTGTTCGCGGCCGTATTAACCCCTTTGATGAACATGCCATTGAGACTGCTGTTCAGTTAAAAGAAAAATTTGGTGGTACAGTATCTGTTGTCAGCATGGGCCCTGATTCTTTTAAATTGAGCTTGCATGAAGCCCTAGCCATGGGTTGTGACGAGGCTTATCTACTATCTTCACGTGCCTTTGCTGGGTCTGATACCTTAGCAACTGCTTATACCCTAGCTCAAGCTGTACGCAAGATTGGGAACGTGGATCTTATTTTGACAGGTTTAAAGGCAATTGATGCGGATACAGGACAAGTTGGCCCATTAATTGCTGAAGAGTTGGATCTACCACAAATCACCAACGCATCCGGTATAGTCGACCTTGATTCAGTTAATCAAACCATTGATGTCAAAAGACATTTGGAAGTGGACCAAGAAGTCATCCGTGTTTCTTACCCCTTAGTTATGAGTGTTGGTGATGAAATCAATAAACCGCGGTATCAAACGCCTCTTTTGATTAAACAATCTATGCAAAAAGAGATTACGGTATGGAACGAGGGTGACCTACATTGTGACCTTGATAGAATCGGTATCAAAGGGTCCCCTACTATTGTGACTGAAAGCTTTGTGCCGGAAGAATCAGTCCGTCAGATGACCATGCTTGAAGGGTCCCCGACGGAAGCGGCCGAAGCATTGTTAGCCATTTTGTCAGACAAACATATCATCTAA